The nucleotide sequence GGCGCGCGAAAGCGCCCGCGCCTGGGGTTTGTTGGATACCACGGCCGTGATGCGGGCCGCGATCTTGCCTTCCTCGATGCGGTCGATGATGGCTTGCAGGTTGGACCCGCCGCCGGACGCGAGGATGGCAAGGGGGAGCGTCACGCGCCGCGCCTCGCGTCGTCGATGACGGCCTGGGCCAGGGCCGGCACGGTGTAGGCGGCGGCGTTGACGTCCGGCGTGAACCCGTATTCGGCCAGGGTGGCGGCCGTGATGGGGCCGATGCAGGCGGTCTTGACGGCCGAGGCCTTGAGCACCTCGGGCGGAATCTGGGCGAAGAAGTTCTTCACCGTCGAGGACGAGGTGAAGGTGACGTAGTGGATCTCGCCATTTTTCACGGCCTGGATGATCTCGGCCGGGTCCTGGTCCACGGGCCGGGTGTCGTAGACCGGCAGCACGGTGACCGTGCAACCGGCTTCGGCCAGCTTCTCGGGCAGCACATCCCGGGCTTCGCGGGCGCGGGGGATGAGCACCTTCTTGCCGGCCACGTCCTGGGCGAGCAGGCCTTCGACCACGGATTCGGCCACGAAGCGCTCGGGGATGAAATCGGCCCGAAGCCCCCGTTCGGCGAGCTTTTTGGCCGTGGCCGGCCCGATGGCGGCGATGCGGATGCCGGCGAAGGCCCGGGCGTCCAGGCCCTTGGCGTCAATACGCTCGAAAAAGCAGTCCACGCCGTTGGCCGAGGTGAAGACGACCCAGTCGTTGTCGTAGAGGCTGTCGATGGCCGCGTCCACCGGGGCGACGTCGGTGAGCGGCGCGATCTCGATGGCCGGGAACTCGTAGCAGCAGGCCCCTTCGGCCCCCAGCAGGCGGGTCAAATCACTGGCCTGCTCGCGGCTACGGGTGACGACCACGCCCTTACCCAAAAGCGCGCGCTTTTCGTACCAGGCCAGCTTGTCGTGCAGCGTGGCCACGCCGCCGACCACGAAAAGCGACGGCGGGGCGAAGCCGTGTTTCTGGGCTTCCTCGGGCATGGTGGCCACGGTGGCCACCAGGCTGCGATGGCGGCAGGTGGTGCCCCAGCGCACCAGGGCGGCCGGGGTGTCGCCGGGCATCCCGGCTTTCATGAGATTTTCGGTGATGTGCGGCAGGTTTTTCACACCCATGAAAAAGACCAGGGTGGAGCCGGACTTGGCGAAAGCTTCCCAATTGAGCGAGCTTTCGGTCTTGGTCGGGTCCTCGTGGCCGGTGATAAACGACACCGACGAGGTGAACGAGCGGTGGGTGATGGGGATGCCGGCATAGGCCGGCGCGGCCACGGCCGAGGTGACGCCGGGCACGACCTCGAAGTCGCAGCCGGCGGCGATGAGCTCCTCGGCTTCCTCGCCGCCACGGCCGAAGACAAAGGGATCGCCGCCTTTGAGGCGGGCCACCACCTTGCCGGCCTTGGCCATGTCCACCAGCAGGTCGTTGATCTTGTCCTGGGGCAGGGTGTGGTCGCCGCCCTTCTTGCCGACGTAGTAGATTTCCGCGTCCTTGCGGCAGAAATCCAGGAAGGCCTTGTTGGCCAGATAGTCGTAGACCACGACGTCGGCCGTTTCGAGGAGTTCCTTGGCGCGAAGGGTCAAAAGGCCCGGATCGCCCGGCCCGGCGCCGATGAGATAGACTTTGGACATGCACCCGCCTTTGGTGGTTGGCAGTATCATTTCGGCCCGGGGGCCTGCCGGAAAGCGGCCGGCCTTACAAGCGACGCCGCGCCCCGGACTCCCTGGCCTTGCATTTTGACGATCCGCGTCCGCCCATCATGCGGACGGCGCGCTCCAGGCCGCTTGTCTCCCATGAAACGGATCGGGCATGTGCCGCCTGGGAAAAGCACCAAGCCGTTTCACCGACAACAAGCGAAAACCATTCTCTTTTTTAAAAAATACTCTCGTATTTTTTACGGGTCGCGCGGCTACGGTTTGGCGTGCCAGATCGGCGCGCCGCCGCCCAGGCACTGGTCGATCTCCAGATCGACCACGCAGGGATCGGCCAGCCGGTTTTCCGGCGACACGAGCATGGCGGCCCGGCCCTGGTCCGGCACCATGCCGTTATTAAAGAGGTAATTGACAGTCACGACCTTCATGCCGTCGGGCAGGGGCATAACCGAGGCCACCTTGACCTCGTACAGCCCAAAGCTGCTGGTCTTGGCCCAGGCGGTATTGAACAGATGCAGATATTTGGCTTCGCCGCCGCCGGTGTCGCGGTTGCAGCCGGTCAGGGCGACGGCCAGCGCCGCCAGGGCCAGAGCGGCCCGGAGTGTCCTTGGCATGTGCGTTTCCTTGCTGAAAAGTTCTCGGCGCTTTTTTTCACGGATCGGCCAAAACGGCAACCCCGGCCGCCTTTGACTTCGGGCCGGTCTCGTAGCACAAGGAAGCCCGATTCCAAAGGAGGTTGGCCGTGGCCAGGACCGTTTGGGCGCGCTTGCTCTTTTTTGCCTGTTGTTTCGCCCTCATTGCCGCCTCGGCAGCCGCCCAGGATGACTACCGGGCCGTGCTCGGCAACGAGGCCGGGGTGTTCCCGGGGGCGGAATTCAAGCGCGTGATCCGCTTTCCCAAGGCGGCCACGGTCATCTTTGAAACCGGAGCCAGCCCGGCCGAAGTCAGCGCCTTTTACGCCAAGGACGTCACGTCGCGCGGCTGGAAGGTCGAAGTCAACGACGTCACCGACGGCGCGTCGTTTCTGCTGGCCGTCAAAAACGGCCGCCGCCTCACCGTGGAAGCCCAGCGCGGCCTGCCCGGCCGCACGGGCCTAAACGTCACGCTGTAGGACTCCCGCTTCCCGCCCTATGGACAACCCCGTCGCCCCGCCGGCCAAGCGCCGCCTGCTCAAACTGGCCGCCGCCCTGGCCGTGGCCCTGCTCCTTGTGGTCCTGGCCCTGCCGCCCCTGGCCCAGCAGATCATCGGCCCGCAGCGGCTACGGGAAATGGCCCAAAAAGCCCTTACCGACGCCTTGGGCCGGGACACCGTGCTGTCCGGCGACGTCTCCATCACGCTCACGCCCTGGCTTGGGCTTTCCATGGGGCCGGTGGCCGTGGCCCAGGCCCCGGGTTTTGGCGACGACCCCATGTTCGCCGCCCGCAAGGTGGAGATGACCATCCGCATGGCCCCGCTGTTGGCCAAGGTCATCTCGCCGGGTTCGGTGCGGGCCAGGGACGTGACCGTGCATCTGGCCCGGGCCGCCG is from Solidesulfovibrio magneticus RS-1 and encodes:
- the cobA gene encoding uroporphyrinogen-III C-methyltransferase — encoded protein: MSKVYLIGAGPGDPGLLTLRAKELLETADVVVYDYLANKAFLDFCRKDAEIYYVGKKGGDHTLPQDKINDLLVDMAKAGKVVARLKGGDPFVFGRGGEEAEELIAAGCDFEVVPGVTSAVAAPAYAGIPITHRSFTSSVSFITGHEDPTKTESSLNWEAFAKSGSTLVFFMGVKNLPHITENLMKAGMPGDTPAALVRWGTTCRHRSLVATVATMPEEAQKHGFAPPSLFVVGGVATLHDKLAWYEKRALLGKGVVVTRSREQASDLTRLLGAEGACCYEFPAIEIAPLTDVAPVDAAIDSLYDNDWVVFTSANGVDCFFERIDAKGLDARAFAGIRIAAIGPATAKKLAERGLRADFIPERFVAESVVEGLLAQDVAGKKVLIPRAREARDVLPEKLAEAGCTVTVLPVYDTRPVDQDPAEIIQAVKNGEIHYVTFTSSSTVKNFFAQIPPEVLKASAVKTACIGPITAATLAEYGFTPDVNAAAYTVPALAQAVIDDARRGA